Sequence from the Gemmatimonas sp. genome:
TGGCTTCCCGCGATATTCGGACAGGATTTCTTTCTCGCTGGGTACCGTGTGTTCACGCGCTTTCAGGAGCCATCCGGACGACGGTTGCGCGGACTTCGCATTCTGCGCAGTACGACCGATAAGCACCGGATGGTACGCGCCGGGAACCTCATGACGGGCTATCGCTACTCGCACGTGAACGTGAGCGTGCAGGAGCGCGATGCCCTGCTGAACGTGACGACGACCGACGCGTCGGGAGCGACGGCGCTGGATGTACGACTCGACCTCTCGCCCCATGTCGCGGAGCGCGATGTGCCGATGCCCGTCGGCTCGCCGTTCGCGAGCTGGACCGAGGCACGTCGCTTTGCCGGACCGATGCCGTTCACGTTCAGCCCGGAAGGCGACGACACCATGGTGGTGGTGGAGGGCAGCCGGCAGCATTGGACGCCGCGTCCGATCGCGGTGACGTCGTGGCAGGTGTCGATGTTCAACGAGTCGCCGCTTTCCGCGGCCACGCCCCTGCTGGCGAACGCGTTCGTCGTGGATCATGTGGACTACGCGTGGAAGCGCGGGCGCGTCGTGCACGCGACGCCGGCGGCCGAGTAATGCCTGGAGTGGAGCGCGGACCGTTCGACGGCGTGCTGAACATCGTGCGCTTCAATTGGCCGATGTTCTTGTTGACGCTGGCACTCGTGGTCGTGCTGCTCGGTGGTGCGGCGCAACTGACGTCGCCCGGATGGCGCATCGTGCTCGCGGTCACCGCAGCGGGCCTCGCCGCCGGCACGTTCGTGTCGTTGGTGGTGTCGCACGTGATCTATGATCGCTCCGACCTGTATCGCTTCGCGTGGCTCACGCGCGTGTACGGCGACCGCACACCGAACACTGCTGTCTTTTGTCAGACGGGATTCGACGAAAGCTCGGCGCTGCTGCGCACGCGCACGCCCGGCACGCACTGGACGCTGATCGATCACTACGATCCCGCACGCATGACCGAGCCGTCGATCCAGCGCGCGCGCCAGCACTGTCCGCCGCCCGACGGAACCGTGGCCGCGCCATACCATGCATGGCCCACCACATCGCAGCAGGCTGACCTGGTGATCGGTATGCTTGCCGTGCACGAGCTGCGCCACTGCGATGAGCGCGCTGCGTGGTTTGGTGAGGCCGCGCGGACGTTGCAGCCCGGTGGCCGGGTGGTCGTGGTGGAGCATCTGCGCGATATGGCGAATCTGCTCGCGTTCGGGCCGGGCGCGCTGCACTTCCATTCTGCGGCCACTTGGCGGCGCAGTTGGGAGCGTGCGCGGCTCCGGGTGCGAGACGAATTCCGCATCACGCCGTGGGTCGCGGTGTTCGTGTTGGAGCACGCCGCATGACAGGGATGCTTGCCGTGTTACTGCC
This genomic interval carries:
- a CDS encoding DUF2071 domain-containing protein; this translates as MSIAARLRRHPFPVAAHFDRVVALSFAFPAHVVQPLVPRSLSLDVFNGYAFVAVAMVWTRALRPAWLPAIFGQDFFLAGYRVFTRFQEPSGRRLRGLRILRSTTDKHRMVRAGNLMTGYRYSHVNVSVQERDALLNVTTTDASGATALDVRLDLSPHVAERDVPMPVGSPFASWTEARRFAGPMPFTFSPEGDDTMVVVEGSRQHWTPRPIAVTSWQVSMFNESPLSAATPLLANAFVVDHVDYAWKRGRVVHATPAAE
- a CDS encoding class I SAM-dependent methyltransferase is translated as MPGVERGPFDGVLNIVRFNWPMFLLTLALVVVLLGGAAQLTSPGWRIVLAVTAAGLAAGTFVSLVVSHVIYDRSDLYRFAWLTRVYGDRTPNTAVFCQTGFDESSALLRTRTPGTHWTLIDHYDPARMTEPSIQRARQHCPPPDGTVAAPYHAWPTTSQQADLVIGMLAVHELRHCDERAAWFGEAARTLQPGGRVVVVEHLRDMANLLAFGPGALHFHSAATWRRSWERARLRVRDEFRITPWVAVFVLEHAA